The following proteins come from a genomic window of Kitasatospora sp. NBC_01246:
- a CDS encoding 2'-5' RNA ligase family protein, producing the protein MLLTDSRAFPAEPPADLDSPEAITAHDQSVFDATATMKNHWDRAGWSEERRALYWFLTFPDDSALIGTARACQEGLDGLGLDLVPADGLHVTVARVGESVDTSPEVLAELVRRVRQRGLKSFEIAAHPLAGSQGAVRFTLTPWRPLVALHAALAACGREAGVTGGRQTSSFRPHLSIAYNPSVRPAQPIIDQVSRLREIQPVPLEITGVDLVELRREAREYRWEVLHRLELQ; encoded by the coding sequence GTGCTTCTGACCGACAGCCGGGCGTTCCCGGCCGAGCCTCCCGCCGACCTGGACAGCCCGGAAGCGATCACCGCACACGACCAGTCGGTGTTCGACGCGACCGCGACGATGAAGAACCACTGGGACCGGGCGGGCTGGAGCGAGGAGCGACGTGCGCTGTACTGGTTCCTGACCTTCCCGGACGATTCCGCTCTGATCGGAACGGCCCGCGCGTGCCAGGAGGGGCTCGACGGGCTCGGCCTGGACCTGGTCCCGGCGGACGGTCTGCACGTCACAGTGGCACGGGTCGGCGAATCCGTGGACACCTCTCCGGAGGTGCTGGCGGAGCTGGTTCGGCGGGTCAGGCAGCGCGGGTTGAAGAGCTTCGAGATCGCAGCACATCCGCTGGCCGGCTCCCAGGGGGCGGTCCGTTTCACTCTGACGCCATGGCGGCCCCTGGTGGCACTTCACGCAGCACTGGCTGCCTGCGGGCGGGAAGCCGGGGTGACAGGCGGCCGTCAGACCTCCTCGTTCCGGCCGCACCTGAGCATCGCCTACAACCCTTCGGTCCGGCCGGCTCAACCGATCATCGACCAGGTCTCGCGACTCCGGGAGATCCAACCGGTCCCGCTGGAGATCACCGGGGTGGACCTCGTGGAGCTGCGCCGGGAGGCACGTGAATACCGGTGGGAGGTTCTCCACCGCCTCGAACTTCAGTAG
- a CDS encoding LuxR C-terminal-related transcriptional regulator, whose amino-acid sequence MPASLPERPDLSEAEILLLRQVAGGHLNAAVSRATGIPEKSVTTTVTALTSKLGTPHRYRAAAMGVGWGWVRTEDVPVVNPTGVPLPAQQREVLVGLVSGEEPQATAKRLGLAEGTVRTYVQKILTTFGVRSRQQAAALALLSGVVPLSALGEDWPDTAFGEAVEPVPQPAGAS is encoded by the coding sequence ATGCCCGCTTCCCTGCCCGAACGGCCGGACCTGTCCGAGGCCGAGATCCTGCTGCTGCGCCAGGTAGCCGGCGGCCACCTGAACGCGGCGGTCAGCCGCGCCACCGGCATCCCCGAGAAGTCCGTCACCACCACCGTCACCGCGCTGACGTCCAAGCTCGGCACGCCGCACCGCTACCGCGCCGCCGCCATGGGCGTGGGCTGGGGGTGGGTGCGCACCGAGGACGTTCCCGTGGTCAACCCCACCGGCGTACCGCTGCCCGCGCAGCAGCGGGAGGTCCTCGTCGGCTTGGTTTCCGGGGAGGAACCGCAGGCGACCGCGAAGCGGCTCGGCCTGGCTGAGGGCACGGTGCGCACCTACGTGCAGAAGATCCTCACCACCTTCGGGGTCCGCTCCCGGCAGCAGGCGGCGGCCCTCGCCCTCCTTTCCGGCGTTGTCCCGTTGAGCGCCTTGGGCGAGGACTGGCCGGACACCGCGTTCGGCGAGGCCGTCGAGCCGGTGCCGCAGCCAGCCGGGGCGAGCTGA
- a CDS encoding tetratricopeptide repeat protein yields the protein MLRIAQLCQQRGWTRYLTFDIELSRARKLAAQRDDNRDLLFVTVSRRTFYRWMGDGDRHEPRPETVRVLMYMFDMLDEPPMALFEEVGDAASRGTARSPFDASALLGVGSSPSAVDPALLALAESRIAEIVEHYEMLGPQQLAREALLLRSMLQVLLSGRQTLRQRERTMQLSGQVAALLGYMSVNSGQPDAAAGYLAEAMGVAAEIEDTALQMWVLGTQSFSLYYQRDYKKADEAARMAVELDPSSPLAIRPLINGRARALARLGVKREAEYVIGAALALTGRTDDLPEGVSSCISLGAYSPARTLANAITAHLSLGDTSKVFSLAKEIEPMVVSSESAWTRALVGLDLATAHLQGNRPDVEQAMALGTTAIEAGGMPPIRSVHQRGGELLRQAGAWRGEAGVREYAERLRSWESSPLAAPLVASATT from the coding sequence GTGCTGCGTATTGCCCAGCTCTGCCAGCAACGTGGTTGGACAAGGTATCTGACGTTCGACATCGAGCTGAGCAGAGCCCGGAAGCTGGCTGCGCAGAGGGACGACAACCGGGACCTGCTGTTCGTGACGGTGTCGCGTCGGACCTTCTACCGGTGGATGGGTGACGGTGACCGGCATGAGCCGCGGCCCGAGACCGTGCGCGTGTTGATGTACATGTTCGACATGCTCGACGAGCCGCCGATGGCCCTGTTCGAGGAGGTCGGGGACGCTGCTTCTCGTGGCACGGCTCGAAGCCCCTTCGATGCGAGTGCCCTTCTGGGCGTCGGCTCGTCGCCGTCGGCCGTGGATCCGGCACTCCTGGCCCTGGCCGAAAGCCGGATCGCCGAGATCGTGGAGCACTACGAGATGCTCGGGCCGCAGCAGTTGGCGCGCGAGGCGCTGCTTCTTCGGTCCATGCTGCAGGTACTTCTCAGTGGACGTCAGACACTGCGCCAGCGCGAGCGCACGATGCAGTTGAGCGGACAGGTCGCGGCTCTACTCGGGTACATGTCGGTCAACTCCGGCCAGCCGGACGCCGCTGCGGGTTACCTCGCCGAAGCCATGGGCGTTGCAGCGGAGATCGAGGACACCGCGCTCCAGATGTGGGTGCTCGGCACGCAGTCGTTCAGCCTTTACTACCAGCGGGATTACAAGAAGGCGGACGAGGCTGCCCGGATGGCGGTCGAGCTGGACCCGAGCAGCCCGCTGGCGATTCGCCCGCTCATCAACGGGCGAGCCCGCGCGCTCGCCCGCCTCGGGGTGAAGCGCGAGGCCGAGTACGTGATCGGCGCCGCACTTGCCCTTACCGGCCGCACGGACGACCTGCCGGAAGGCGTGAGCTCCTGCATCTCATTGGGCGCGTACTCGCCGGCCCGTACGCTCGCCAACGCCATTACAGCGCACCTGTCCCTCGGCGACACCTCGAAGGTGTTCTCCCTCGCCAAGGAGATCGAGCCGATGGTCGTCTCCTCTGAGTCGGCCTGGACGCGAGCCCTGGTGGGCCTCGACCTCGCAACCGCACACCTCCAGGGCAACCGCCCCGACGTCGAGCAGGCCATGGCGCTGGGCACCACCGCGATCGAGGCCGGCGGGATGCCCCCGATTCGCTCGGTCCACCAGCGAGGTGGCGAACTGCTGCGACAAGCTGGTGCCTGGCGTGGCGAGGCCGGGGTGCGGGAGTATGCGGAGCGGCTGCGTTCCTGGGAGTCGAGTCCTCTCGCGGCCCCGCTCGTGGCGAGCGCGACGACCTAG
- a CDS encoding asparagine synthase-related protein: protein MFEDGAGRRSADPLVLAGPVPVVDLSALALLLAPPAMLGEFIPASPWRNVHRVPAALPQAQAADLRSAFTASVRELTEGAQTIGVLVSGGLDSLAVLLHVLRVADDRRVVALTTDLRDDAGSSAAAVVHELVDALRLPTDLVVLDPARDRAEPAWTAAGPRLDALPEVNAAAAEAAHSLGCAMLLSGDGADELLGVPRFAAAEVARRRGVRGAVQYVSDMARSGPGAFGEVVALAAGLLPRQARARAYWAANWPSWCDPVAPAVLAEPFREAATEWARRWVDGTVAAHASAGRTWAQADARDALLPREIIMPAGRVAEASPFLHAGFLAAALALPIGDRYHPGLPSAYQRCKAQVIRLLPSGTVHALPQRKQYFTAALGLQAEAGRKAPICVEAGLIDPAALAIERDAAVLLVVAAIERWLAGALEHGADLR, encoded by the coding sequence ATGTTCGAGGACGGGGCCGGCCGCAGGTCAGCTGATCCGCTGGTTCTGGCGGGCCCCGTCCCCGTGGTCGACCTGTCTGCGCTGGCCCTGCTCCTGGCGCCTCCGGCGATGCTGGGTGAGTTCATCCCGGCCTCGCCCTGGCGTAACGTTCACCGGGTTCCCGCCGCCCTACCGCAGGCACAGGCCGCTGATCTCAGGTCGGCGTTCACCGCCTCTGTCCGCGAGCTCACCGAGGGCGCGCAGACGATCGGGGTCCTGGTCTCCGGCGGGTTGGACTCGCTCGCAGTACTGCTCCACGTGCTGCGGGTTGCCGATGATCGCCGTGTAGTGGCGCTGACCACGGACCTGCGCGACGATGCCGGCAGTAGCGCTGCGGCTGTAGTCCATGAATTAGTGGATGCGCTGAGGCTTCCCACGGACCTCGTCGTGCTCGACCCCGCGCGGGATCGCGCCGAGCCGGCGTGGACTGCAGCAGGGCCACGGCTGGATGCGCTGCCCGAGGTGAACGCGGCGGCGGCAGAGGCAGCGCACTCGCTCGGGTGCGCGATGCTGCTCTCCGGGGACGGTGCCGATGAGCTGTTGGGCGTCCCGCGGTTCGCCGCTGCTGAGGTAGCCCGACGGCGGGGGGTGCGAGGCGCTGTGCAGTATGTGAGCGACATGGCACGCTCGGGCCCGGGGGCGTTTGGGGAAGTCGTCGCGCTGGCGGCGGGGTTGCTGCCTCGTCAGGCTCGGGCACGGGCCTACTGGGCCGCCAACTGGCCGTCCTGGTGTGATCCCGTGGCGCCCGCCGTGCTCGCGGAGCCGTTCCGAGAGGCGGCTACCGAATGGGCCAGGAGATGGGTGGACGGCACAGTCGCTGCCCATGCCTCGGCCGGGCGCACGTGGGCCCAGGCCGACGCCCGCGACGCACTGCTGCCCCGCGAAATCATCATGCCAGCGGGGAGGGTGGCGGAGGCCTCGCCGTTCCTACACGCGGGGTTCCTCGCCGCGGCCCTCGCGCTGCCGATCGGCGACCGGTACCACCCGGGCCTTCCCAGCGCCTATCAGCGCTGCAAGGCCCAAGTGATTCGGCTGCTTCCCAGCGGAACCGTCCATGCGCTACCCCAGCGCAAGCAGTACTTCACCGCCGCCCTCGGTCTGCAGGCTGAAGCAGGCCGGAAGGCGCCGATCTGCGTGGAGGCCGGGCTGATCGACCCGGCCGCTCTGGCGATCGAGCGGGACGCGGCCGTGCTCCTGGTGGTGGCAGCCATCGAGCGCTGGTTGGCCGGCGCCCTGGAGCACGGCGCCGACCTGCGATGA
- a CDS encoding roadblock/LC7 domain-containing protein, translating into MNPHPHLPVLGDLVAGTAGAVAAIHVSSEGLVLGTSPGIGRDEADTWAALMSGLGAMSSRSVGVVGHLTSGEHPWGHSVIEDRAGRTMTLVGAADHSMLAVVGAEGADLGEIAARLIVLADRGLAAAVAA; encoded by the coding sequence GTGAACCCCCACCCGCATCTCCCGGTCCTGGGCGACCTGGTGGCCGGCACCGCCGGTGCCGTCGCCGCCATCCACGTCAGCTCCGAGGGGCTCGTCCTCGGCACCTCGCCGGGTATCGGCCGCGACGAGGCCGACACCTGGGCCGCCTTGATGTCGGGCCTGGGCGCGATGAGTTCCAGGAGCGTCGGCGTCGTCGGCCACCTCACCTCGGGCGAGCACCCCTGGGGACACAGCGTGATCGAGGACCGCGCCGGCCGGACCATGACGCTGGTGGGCGCGGCCGATCACTCGATGCTGGCCGTGGTCGGCGCCGAGGGAGCGGACCTGGGTGAGATCGCGGCGCGGCTGATCGTCCTCGCGGACCGGGGCCTCGCTGCGGCGGTGGCGGCGTGA
- a CDS encoding GNAT family N-acetyltransferase, which translates to MATVTTGPAMGLSVRPYETADQDAVLALVNADRLTGQPESTASMLADALAGKSQVDAGWWEELDAPSTDVVHDASGRVLGVISYAVRPSDGTGLLLWLHCQEDQVIASALITHVVRELGDRMILAFEFASALTLGLEGLPVGHRPETRQALELAGFSGRNLWRYMHSPLPIAGLPHAASYTVSECEEPPGKQLEIRSDNGELMAEATIGRPVAGIGVLWWISVTPAHRGRGLGPALVGSCLDLLAGLGASEVVLFVDDDAPADDVERSRAAANLMYDRAGLVEVDRLWSFSRRP; encoded by the coding sequence GTGGCAACGGTGACCACCGGTCCGGCGATGGGCCTGTCCGTACGTCCCTATGAGACGGCCGACCAGGACGCGGTCCTCGCGCTGGTGAACGCTGACCGACTCACGGGCCAACCTGAGAGCACCGCGAGCATGCTGGCCGACGCACTGGCTGGCAAGTCGCAGGTGGACGCCGGATGGTGGGAGGAGCTTGACGCTCCGAGCACCGACGTCGTCCATGACGCTTCCGGGCGAGTACTGGGGGTCATTTCGTACGCCGTGCGCCCCTCGGACGGCACTGGGCTCCTGTTGTGGCTGCACTGCCAGGAAGACCAGGTCATCGCCAGCGCGCTGATCACCCACGTGGTGCGCGAGCTCGGCGACCGCATGATCCTCGCCTTCGAATTCGCATCCGCGCTGACACTCGGGCTGGAGGGCCTGCCCGTAGGCCACCGCCCCGAGACCCGCCAGGCGCTGGAGCTGGCCGGGTTCTCGGGCCGGAACCTTTGGCGCTACATGCACTCCCCGCTGCCGATCGCGGGCCTGCCGCACGCTGCCTCCTACACGGTGAGCGAGTGCGAGGAGCCGCCTGGAAAGCAGCTGGAGATCCGCAGTGACAACGGTGAACTGATGGCCGAGGCGACGATCGGCCGACCTGTCGCAGGGATCGGTGTGCTGTGGTGGATCAGCGTGACCCCCGCGCACCGCGGGCGCGGTCTGGGGCCGGCGCTGGTGGGGTCCTGCCTTGACCTTCTCGCGGGTCTGGGGGCGAGCGAGGTCGTCCTGTTCGTGGACGACGACGCCCCGGCCGACGATGTTGAGCGAAGCCGGGCCGCCGCGAATCTGATGTACGACCGAGCAGGTCTGGTTGAGGTCGATCGTCTGTGGAGCTTCTCGCGCCGTCCTTGA
- a CDS encoding NUDIX hydrolase — protein sequence MPEKVTKEKVLVYVVRDGKLLVFRHTDYSYEEVGIQVPAGSIRTDETPEAAALREAREETGLAGLKIVRKLGETTYDISPYRFEIQHRHVFHLEPTEPTPQRWMSQENHDDEQDPTRFECFWMPLAAAHILQSGQGALLGSLFD from the coding sequence ATGCCCGAGAAGGTCACCAAGGAGAAGGTTCTCGTCTACGTCGTCCGCGACGGGAAGCTGCTGGTCTTCCGGCACACCGACTACAGCTACGAGGAAGTCGGTATCCAGGTCCCCGCCGGCAGCATCCGCACAGACGAGACACCGGAGGCCGCAGCTCTGCGTGAAGCTCGCGAGGAGACGGGGCTCGCTGGCCTCAAGATCGTGCGAAAGCTTGGTGAGACCACCTACGACATCAGCCCATACCGCTTCGAGATCCAGCACCGCCACGTCTTCCACCTTGAGCCGACCGAACCCACCCCGCAGCGGTGGATGAGCCAGGAGAACCACGACGACGAGCAGGATCCGACTCGGTTCGAGTGCTTCTGGATGCCGCTGGCGGCAGCCCATATCCTCCAGTCCGGCCAGGGCGCCTTGCTGGGAAGCCTGTTCGACTAA
- a CDS encoding helix-turn-helix domain-containing protein, translating to MPVEPTPRRRRLASEVRLARKRLGWSVEQAAVELGYGSASTISKIENGTQGIKPQQLPHFFAVLGITEPAVQEAWRDMVRNARDQDWHQRYPGVADDPLGDYLANLEIASSLFIWSPVAVHGLLQCDAYELAVIIAGRAWKSDEDIERFITVRRNSRHAALSRRTPLRIRAILTEAQLRQEVGGQATACAQALHLIELARTHRNIVIQVIPLSRGAHAGCDGPFMAWTFPTGHDSVTIEGMKTALHLNNPDTVTDYHTTSDQLKTDALPPKESLELLAQIAKDLS from the coding sequence GTGCCCGTCGAGCCGACACCCAGGCGACGCCGACTCGCCAGCGAGGTCCGACTTGCCCGCAAGCGCCTCGGCTGGAGTGTTGAACAAGCGGCCGTCGAACTCGGATACGGCTCCGCGTCCACCATCTCGAAGATCGAGAACGGCACTCAGGGGATCAAGCCGCAACAGCTCCCCCACTTCTTCGCAGTTCTCGGGATCACCGAACCTGCAGTGCAAGAAGCCTGGCGCGATATGGTCCGGAACGCCCGCGATCAAGATTGGCACCAGCGCTACCCCGGTGTCGCCGACGACCCACTGGGCGACTACCTCGCCAACCTGGAGATCGCATCCAGCCTGTTCATCTGGTCGCCTGTCGCTGTCCACGGCCTACTCCAGTGCGACGCCTACGAGCTGGCTGTGATCATCGCCGGCCGTGCCTGGAAGAGCGACGAGGACATCGAGCGCTTCATCACAGTGCGACGCAACAGCCGACATGCCGCCCTCTCGCGCAGGACGCCGCTTCGGATTCGGGCGATCCTGACCGAAGCCCAACTTCGCCAGGAGGTCGGTGGCCAAGCCACAGCCTGTGCCCAGGCACTACATCTCATCGAACTGGCCCGCACGCACAGGAACATCGTCATCCAGGTGATCCCGCTCTCGCGCGGCGCGCACGCCGGCTGCGACGGCCCGTTCATGGCGTGGACGTTCCCGACCGGACACGACTCGGTCACCATCGAGGGCATGAAGACCGCCCTCCACCTCAACAACCCTGACACCGTTACCGACTACCACACCACCAGCGATCAGCTGAAGACCGACGCACTGCCGCCAAAGGAATCGCTCGAACTCCTCGCTCAAATCGCCAAGGACCTCTCGTGA
- a CDS encoding aldo/keto reductase, with translation MTLSSPAARHLSRTIQAHPLGVGCRSTGIGGLRQDRETLGALRAAVEAGATLFVTADTYGQGHAERILGQLIEEHRGAGLQIVTKIQNVGTAPHPYASPHVRHQLEQTLDNLRDDHVALYVLPSLDFGPDDRYLHEAAEALTAFRRMGVIGAIGLRGPHPSRTTGADQTQRFAKVFEVVQPDVVLTRFNPLQPLVIVQGEDLFTFTRRRKVGVLLCAPLARGTLADTRGRISPMPDLPASAWAALRRGLRPLREHVSHLPGGEAAIALRHCIEQSPNTVVVAGFGNRRHIVQNFTNLYAFDESDIELADSVYAPVRAELHHHTLDLAKIQ, from the coding sequence GTGACCCTGTCCAGCCCGGCTGCACGCCACCTGAGCAGGACGATCCAAGCCCACCCGCTCGGCGTCGGATGCCGTTCGACCGGCATCGGTGGCCTGCGGCAGGACCGCGAGACGCTCGGCGCACTTCGTGCCGCCGTAGAAGCCGGCGCGACTCTCTTCGTCACGGCGGACACCTACGGCCAAGGCCACGCCGAGCGAATTCTCGGTCAGCTGATCGAAGAGCACCGGGGCGCCGGACTCCAAATCGTCACCAAGATCCAGAATGTCGGAACCGCGCCCCACCCGTACGCATCACCTCACGTGCGTCACCAGCTGGAGCAGACCCTGGACAACCTCCGGGACGACCATGTCGCGCTCTACGTCCTGCCGAGTCTCGACTTCGGGCCGGACGACCGCTACCTCCATGAGGCAGCCGAAGCCCTGACGGCGTTCCGGCGCATGGGAGTCATTGGTGCCATAGGACTGCGCGGCCCCCATCCGAGTCGAACAACCGGGGCCGACCAGACGCAACGGTTCGCGAAGGTCTTCGAGGTCGTCCAACCGGACGTCGTCCTGACCCGCTTCAATCCGCTGCAGCCGCTCGTCATCGTTCAAGGGGAAGATCTCTTCACATTCACGCGGCGACGCAAGGTCGGGGTACTTCTCTGTGCTCCCCTGGCCAGAGGCACTCTCGCCGACACCCGCGGACGCATCTCACCGATGCCTGACCTTCCCGCCTCCGCGTGGGCTGCCCTTCGCCGAGGACTACGACCGCTCCGCGAGCATGTCTCACACCTTCCGGGCGGTGAGGCGGCAATCGCCCTGCGGCACTGCATCGAGCAGAGCCCGAACACGGTCGTGGTCGCCGGCTTCGGCAACCGTCGGCATATCGTCCAGAATTTCACCAACTTGTACGCGTTCGACGAGTCCGACATCGAACTCGCCGACAGCGTCTATGCCCCGGTACGCGCGGAGCTGCACCACCACACCCTGGACCTTGCCAAGATCCAGTGA
- a CDS encoding DUF397 domain-containing protein, with translation MTHNLAPHRPVSDSDSIVTAEEKNSLDPAWVKDQLERATWLTASTGGSNCLQVAFLDRGLVSTGDSLNPDRDPLLFAAGEWDDFLAGAKAGRFDRP, from the coding sequence GTGACACACAATCTCGCGCCCCACCGCCCTGTGTCTGATTCCGACAGCATCGTCACAGCAGAAGAGAAGAACTCCCTCGATCCGGCCTGGGTCAAGGACCAACTCGAACGCGCGACGTGGCTGACGGCAAGTACCGGCGGGAGCAACTGCCTCCAGGTCGCGTTTCTTGACCGTGGGCTCGTCAGCACTGGCGACTCGCTGAATCCTGACCGAGATCCCCTTCTCTTCGCGGCCGGCGAGTGGGACGACTTCCTCGCGGGTGCCAAGGCGGGACGGTTTGATCGTCCCTGA
- a CDS encoding ATP-binding protein encodes MGFATSTTLGQFRLGDLIGERRTLLNTRVSPCSYARTMVKQVVSGWVSASQLDDAVLATTEVVANAINHADGAEELTIRWYPSGITIAVRDARNGADTIARRASVLYDPTCLGSTDQLTEGGRGLALVDHCATAWCVELVPGGTVVTALFGPEKDVAR; translated from the coding sequence GTGGGCTTCGCAACCTCCACCACGCTTGGGCAATTCCGACTCGGCGACCTCATCGGCGAACGTCGAACCCTGCTGAACACACGGGTCTCGCCGTGCTCCTACGCCAGGACCATGGTGAAGCAGGTCGTCTCCGGATGGGTTTCCGCTTCGCAACTCGATGACGCCGTTCTGGCCACCACCGAGGTCGTGGCCAACGCGATCAACCATGCGGACGGTGCGGAGGAACTGACCATCCGCTGGTATCCGAGCGGGATCACCATCGCGGTGAGGGACGCCAGGAACGGGGCGGACACCATCGCCCGCCGAGCATCCGTCCTTTACGATCCGACTTGCTTGGGCTCCACCGACCAACTGACCGAAGGGGGGCGAGGGCTGGCCTTGGTGGACCACTGCGCGACCGCATGGTGTGTCGAGCTGGTCCCCGGCGGCACGGTCGTCACCGCACTCTTCGGCCCGGAGAAGGACGTGGCTCGGTGA